Genomic segment of Caproiciproducens sp. NJN-50:
ACGCCCAACACCTCCCTGTTTCACAGCGTTTGAATTTTTAAGCGTCCCTCCAAGAAAACTTGTAACACGATTTGTTCGACTGCAATATTATATACTGTAAACCGAAAGGAGGAAATTAATAATGTGTAACAGTGGTTTCTTTGGTTGCGGTAACAATAGTTGCACCTGGGTTATTCTTCTGATTATCATTTGGGTCTGCTGTGCCGGCGGGAACAACTGCGGTTGCGGATGTGGCTGCGGCGGTGGCTGCGGTGACAATTGCGGCGGCGGCTGCGGTTGCTAAGTTCAAAAGGGGCTGCGATCTTTGTTCGCAGCCCTCAGCTTATTTTGACGCCGCTTTTTCTCGAGCCTGCATGAGGGCCTTTGCCAATTGGTCGGGACAGGAAGTAGGCCTGGAACCGCAGCGGATTCCGGAAAAGCGCCGAATTACCTCGTCAGCCTTCATTCCTTCGATCAGCGCGCAGATTCCCTGCAAATTGCCGCTGCAGCCGCCCATGATCCGAACCGAGCGGATTATGTCTCCGTCCAGTTCAATCAGCATCTCCGAAGAGCAGGTCCCGTGTGTTTTATAACGATACGTCAAGATACTTCCCCCATTGCGGCGATAATCCGGCGCGGCGCGCACCTAATTCGATCAGTCTTTTCAATTGGCCGTCCGGCGTCGTGCAGGTACCGAGCGGCACCCCCCTTTTCCGATACATTCCGTGGAAATCGGTTCCGCCCGTCATGATCAATCCATATTTTCGCGCTGTTTCCGAAAAGCTCCGTTCGTCGCCTTCCCTGTTTTTTGGGTGCCAGACTTCCACTCCGTCTATCTCGTGATCTTGGGCAAGCTGTTCCAAAAGCGCATAGCTGTCATATTCGCCGGGATGGGCCAGCACGGCAATGCCGTCCGCCTCGCGGATCCGTGCCGTCACTTCATGAACATCCGGGTAATGGACCGGCACATAGGCAAGGCCGTCCTGAGGATTGAACAAACGATGATATACGGTTCCGTAAAATTCATCCGCATCGCCCGCATCCATCAGCGCATGCATGATGTGCTGCTTGTAAACCGTCGTGCTGCCTTTCGCACGGCGTAAGATCATCTCTTTGGAAACCGGATAAATTTCAGTTACCTTTCGCATCATCATTTCCGCCGCGCGGTCCCGTTCCGCTTTCATGCGCATGCAGAGACCTTCCAAACGGCGCGGTTCTTTACAAAAATAGCACAAGATATGCGCCTTGCGCCCGGTCAGCGGGTCCACCGAGGAAAACTCCGCGCCCGGGATTACCCCGACTCCATATTTTTCCCCGGCCACCGCGGCCCCGGCAGAGCCGGAAAAGGTATCATGGTCCGTAACGGATATCACGGGGATGCCGCTTTGCGCTGCAAGCATGAGAATTTCGTCGGCCTCAACAGACCCGTCGGATATTTTTGTGTGGCAATGCAAATCCGCAGCCAATCCGGTCCTTCCTTTCAGATTTCTGATTGATTTTCCCTATTATAATCCGAAATCCGCGCGAAGGCAACTCATTGCAAAAGTTTTTCCGGAGTGAACAGACGGGCTGAAAAAAAACAGATCAGGAAGTCAGCCACAAACAAAGCGCAGGAAATCCACAGTAAAAGAATGGCTCCAACCTGATACAAACCGGTAAACTGGCCCGTAAATAAAAGCACGAATGGGAGGACGAGATAGCCGGATGTCTGGACCGATTCCACATAACTTTTGCTTTTGGCCGAAACCAAGGCCATAAAGACAACGCCGAAAACGGTTACCGCCGGAGACAGCAGGAAAAACAGGACAAGCCAGTTCCAGTTCAAAAAGAACGGCATGGCAAGCAGGACATCGCCCACAGCCATTACGATGGAAAACAAAAGAAACGAACCGGCGGTTGTGACGGCGGACAGAAAGACGCATCCCATCACCTTGGCTTTAAAGATCTTCCGTACGCTCATCGGCGTCAGAAGCAGCGTTTCCAGCGTGCCGCGCTCCTTTTCCCCCACAAAGCTGCACGCGGCGGAAACACTGGCGGACATGAGAGGAATCATCAGAAAAAACATCGGACAGATCAGATTGGTCATCAGATAAAAAATGCTCTGGCGATTGTCCAGCCCTGCCGCCTGAGGGGGCAGCAGCTTGAGCATCTGTTCCATCCCGTTCATCTTGTCCATCGGCACGTTGAGCAGAAGGGAGAGAAAAAAAACGGGCAGAACCAGGACCATGACCAGAGGGACCAGGATCAGGATACTCCGGGCCATTTTATTCTCCCAGACATCCCCGAAATCTTTACGGGCCAAAGCCTTTTCGGCGGAAGTCATCAGCTTCATTTCGCATCCCCCTTCCATTCGGCCATTCTGAAATAAATATCCTCGAGCGAAGGGCGCGCGACCTGCGCTTCATAAATGTCAAAGCCGGAGGAAACCAGATCTTTCAGCAGTCCCGGCATTTCTTCCTGATCGGCAAGGTCCCTGGCCCACCATCCGCCGTCCAGCCGTTCCAGCTTTTCCGGCGTCTGTCCTTCGCGCAGGCGGAATTTCGCGCGAAGAGGCATTCCGACTTCCCTGCTGAGGGATTCCAGATCGCCGCACGCCAGCATTCTGCCCTTGCTGATAATTCCATAGCTGTCGCACAGATCCTGCGCGCAGCTGAGCTGATGCGTACACAAAAAAACAGTGACGCCCTCCTGCCCGGCAAGCTGTGTCATCAGCGAATTGACACGCAGCACGGATTCCGGGTCCAGCCCGACGGTCGGCTCGTCCAGCAGGAGCAGCCTGGGTTTCGCAATCATGGCGCGGGCGATCGACAGCCGCTGCGCCATTCCGGTCGGGTAAGCGGAAAGCGGCTTGTCACGCGAATCCCACAAGTCAAGGCATTTCAACAACGCCTCCGCCTGCTGCCTGCATTCCCTTCTCGCCAGCCCCAGGGCCTGTCCGAAAAAAAGCATGTTTTCCATCCCGGTCAGACGGCTGTACATTTTCGCGGTTTCGGTCACAACGCCGCAGATCCGGTGGACCTCCGACGGCTTCTTCTCCGGTGAAAGGCCGAATATGGTACAGGAACCCCCCGTAGGCTTCAGCAGCCCGGCAAGCAGCTTGACCGTGGTGGTTTTTCCCGCTCCATTGGGACCAAGGAATCCAAAGACGGCACCGGAGGGAATCTCCAGTGAAAGATCATGGAGCGCATACACGGTGCCGTCGTAGGATTTCCCCAATTCCTGTGCATGAATCGCAATTTCGCTCATCCGAAATCACCTCAGTATGAGGATATCACATTTTCGGCAATTATTCCATTTTAACCTGAGAGAAATCGTGTTTCTTCTGAATATTTTCGGAAATCGACCGTTGATCCGCCCTTGCGAGAATCGCAGCGCGGTTCTTTTTCAGCTTCATCGGCTCCTCAATCCCGGCGGGACCGGCGACGCACCCGCCCTCGCAGGCCATTCCTTCCACAAAGTTTTCCGCAAGGCGTCCGGCATTCAGAATTGCCAGCGTTTTTTTGCACTCCTGAGCGCCGTTGCATTTGACGCAGGTAAAAGGCAGGTCAGCTTTTTCCTCCTGAAACACCTGGGCCACCGCGCCGGCCACACCGCCGCTTTGGGCAAACCCCTTTCCCGCGCGGCTGCCGTCCTGCTCCGTTTCCGGTTCCGCTTCCACATCGATTCCGCGGGCTGTAAACAGCGCGGCCAGCTCTTCAAAGGTAAGCACATAATCCGCAGTGTCCGGAACCTTTTGAATTTCATTTTTCTTTGCAACGCAAGGGCCGATGAATACGACTTTCGTCCGCGGATTCTGAAGGCGGAGATATCGGGCCGCCGCCGTCATAGGAGAAACCGTGTGGGACATCAGATCTTTCAGCTTGGGATAATGCTTTTCAATCAATTCCACAAAGGCAGGACAGCAGGACGTCGTCATTTTCCGTTCCGCCTCAAGCGCCTCCCTGAGTTCCCGCGCTTCCTGGGACGCGACCGCGTCCGCACCCAGAGAAACCTCCAGCGCTTCCGCAAATCCCAGCTTTTTCAGAGCACTTTTGATCATACCCGCGTCCGCCTTGCCGAAATGCCCTTCCGCCGCGGGGGCAAAACAGGCAGCGACCCGGGTTCCGTTTTTGATCGATTCTATGATCTGCAGGATTTGGGACCGGTCCGTGATGGCGCCGAACGGACAGTTTTTCATGCATGCCCCGCAGCTGATGCAGCTGGAATAATCGATCACCGACCGCTTGTACTGATCCTTTTTAATCGCGTTGACCGGGCAGGAGCGAACACAGGGCCGCAGCGTGTCGGAAATGGCGTTGTAAGGGCAAGCCGCCGCGCAGCGTCCGCATTCTCTGCACTTCTGCGGATCGATGTACGCCCCTTTGGGCGTGATGGAAATCGCGCCGAACGGGCAGGCCTCGCGACATTTTTGGGCAAGGCAGTGCTGACAATTATCCGTGACGCGGAACCGGCTGATCGGACATCCCTCGCAGGCTGCCGGAAGAACGCCGATCACATTGCAGTCCCCTTGCCCGGGCAGATTGCCGCCGCGGGCCGAAACCATACGTTCCCTGATGATTTCACGTTCCCGATAGACACAGCAGCGGAACGTGGGAAGGGGGCCCGGGATAATCTCGTACGGAATAGAGTCAAGATGTTCTTCCAAGGTTCCGTCGAAAGCATACCTTGCGACTCTGGTCAAAACCTCGAATTTCAACTGTTTGGCTTCGTTATCGTACTCAAATTTCATAGGTTCCCTCAAATTCTTATTAATAGCGTGTAAAAAGTGTGTTAAATTTTTAACGGTTTTATGGTCTTATTATATCATTGCTCTTTTTCTTTTACAAGGGTTTGCTTCATTAAAATGCTGCAAAATTGATGTAATTTTTTGTGCATTATTTCACCTGTTTCCTATGCCGATCAAGTTGCCATGCAATGCGACATCCAAAAGCTCCTGCCCAGGGAAAATCCTGAAATCCGTTCTAGGGTATCTAGACACAGAAAATCGGCCGGCACTGTCTTTCGGATAGCGCCGGCCGATTAAATTGATCTGATTCCTCTCTGTAACGGATCATTTCTATTTTCCAATGTCATGGCGATAGAAAGCGCCCTCAAAATGGATTCCGGAAGCGGCCTGATAGGCCCTTTCCAAAGCCTGAGTAAGATTTTTCCCCAATGAAGTTACACCGAGTACGCGTCCGCCGTTGGTATAAAATTTGCCGTCCCGGAACACCGTCCCGGCATGGTAAACCACAGCGCCATCGGCCTGTCCGTTTTTGTCGAGTCCGGAAATTTCAAGTCCCTTTCGATACGCGGCCGGATATCCTCCGGACGCCAGAATAACACACGCGCAGGCTTCTTCCCTCCACTCGATCGGCTGCTGCTCCAGCTTTTCCTCAGAGACAGCTTCCATGATGTCCACCAGATCGGTTCTCAGCCTCGGCAGAACCACCTGTGCCTCCGGATCGCCAAACCGGGAATTGTATTCGATGACCTTCGGCCCGTCCGCAGTCAGCATCAGGCCGAAATACAGACAGCCCTTGAACGGACGGCCTTCCTCATTCATCGCCCGGACCGTCGGCAGGAAAATTTCGTCCATACATTGTTCGGCCAGCTCCGGCGTGTAATACGGATTGGGGCTGATGGTTCCCATTCCGCCGGTATTGAGGCCCCGGTCGCCGTCCTGAGCGCGCTTATGGTCCTTGGAAGAAACCATCGGACGGATGCATTTCCCGTCTGTAAACGCGAGGACGGAAACCTCCGGCCCGGTCAGGAACTCTTCCACCACAACACGGTTGCCGGAAGCGCCGAATATTTTGTCCTCCATGATGGTTTTAATCCCCGACTGCGCCTCCTGAAAATCAGAGGCGATGATCACGCCCTTGCCGAGCGCCAGCCCGTCCGCCTTGATGACGGCGGGGTACCGGTCCTGTTCCCGAAGATAGGCAAGCGCCGCGTCCGGCCGGTCAAACACCTCATATCCCGCCGTCGGGATTCCGTATTTTTTCATCAGGTTTTTGGAAAACACCTTGCTGCTTTCAATTTCCGCCGCATTTGCCCTCGGACCAAATGCACGGATGCCGGCATCTTCCAGCGCGTCGACCATTCCCGCGGCAAGCGGATCGTCCGGCGCAACAACGACAAGGCCGATTTGATTCTCTTTTGCAAAGGACACGATCCCTTTTATGTCCGTCGCGGCAATTGGCACGCATTCGGCATCCCGGGAAATGCCGCCGTTCCCCGGCGCGCAGTAGATTGCCTCGGCTCTGGGGCTTTCTTTCAGCTTACGCACCAGCACATGCTCGCGGCCGCCGCCGCCGACCACCAGTATTTTCATTTTCTTCCCCGCCTCCCGCTCAGTGGTGGAACAGGCGAAGGCCCGTAAACGCCATGACAATGCCGTACTTGTCACAGGTCTCGATCACATTGTCGTCCCGGATCGAGCCGCCCGGCTGCGCGATATAGGAAACACCCGACCGATGCGCGCGCTCGATGTTGTCCCCAAACGGGAAAAAAGCGTCGGAGCCAAGCGAAACGCCGGTCTGCTTCGCAAGCCATTCCTTTTTTTCCTCACGGGTCAGAGGTTCCGGTTTCACGGTGAAGAAATTCTGCCAAATGCCATTCGCCAAAACATCCTGGGCATCGTCGGAGATATATACATCAATCGTGTTGTCGCGGTCGGGGCGGCGGATGTCCCCGCGGAACGGAAGCTCCATCACCTTCGGATGCTGGCGGAGGAGCCAGTTGTCGGCCTTGTTCCCCGCGAGGCGCGTGCAGTGGATCCGGGACTGCTGCCCGGCCCCGACTCCTATGGTCCTTCCGCCCTGCGCATAGCACACGGAGTTGGACTGCGTGTATTTCAGCGCGATCAGAGAGAGGATCAGGTCGCGCTTGGCCTCTTCGGGAAGACCGCAGTTTTTCGTCACGATCTTTGTCAACAGCTCCGGGCCGATGGCAGCCTCGTTGCGTCCCTGCTCAAACGTGACGCCAAACACATCCTTATGCTCCACAGGGGCCGGTCTGTAATCCGGATCGATCCGGATGATATTGTAAGTGCCTTTCCGTTTGGATTTCAGAATTTCCAGCGCCCTTTCCGTGTAGCCAGGGGCAATCACCCCGTCGGAAACCTCTCTCTTTAAAACCAGCGCCGTCTGCTCGTCGCAGACGTCCGACAGGGCCGCGAAATCGCCGTAGGAGGACATCCGGTCCGCCCCGCGCGCCGTCGCGTAGGCAGCCGCCAGCGGTGAAAGCTCCAGATCGTCCACAAAACAGATTTTTTTCACCGTTTCGGACAGATCCACCCCAAGCGCGGCCCCCGCAGGGCTGACATGTTTAAACGATGCAGCGGCCGGAAGACTGCACGCCGCCTTTAATTCCCGCACGAGCTGCCAGCTGTTGAACGCATCCAGAAAATTGATGTAGCCCGGACGTCCGTTCAGAACTTCTATCGGCAAGTCTCCGCCGTCCTTCATAAAGATCCGCGCAGGCTTCTGATTCGGATTGCAGCCGTATTTGAGCATGAATTCGTTTGCCATCTGGAGTTCCTCTCTTTCAGCGGTTTTTATTCAGAATTCTGGTTTCCGTCAGCCCGGTTTTCAGGCTGATAAAGCGGACAAAAAGCGATATTTTATTGTCTTCGTTCAAGGCGTTCCATATTCTGTGCGTCAGTTCGTCGATGGAGCCGTCCACCGCGACGCATACCGGTTCCCCCGCAAACGAAGGGAGCGGGTCCCCGTCTCCGGAATATGTATGAATCAGCCGTCCCTCTCCATCTGCCGGAGAAGCGTATTCAAAGAATTCCCGAACCGTGGTTCCCGATGTTTCCCCGCTTTTCAAAATGGACAGGGTGAACCGGAACCCGTTTTCCGTTTCCACGATCCCGGAAATTCGCGGAGTAAAATTCGGAGCATCCGGTTCAAATGTACGCGTCAGCAGCGCTTCCTCAAATGTTTTTCCAGCCTCCAGGTATTCGCAGACCGTGTCGGTCTGGTCCCCGTTCGTCACGACCGTGCGGTTTTCCAACACCCGCACCGGCGAATAGATGATAAGGGAAGGATCGCTCAGCTTCGATTCGTCAAACGCCTTGGTCCGAAGGCCCTGTCCCTCTTCTTCAAACACGCGGTTCCGGCTGTTTTCGCTGCGCCCCATAATAAAATAGGCGATCACCGCATTCCTTCCGTCTTCGCTTCTGCCGAGCAAAATTCCTCTTCCCGGGTATGGATTCCCGCCCAGGTAATCTTCCAAATTCATTCGCTGCAAGACAAATCCCCCTTTACCTTCACAATCCCGTTTTCAACTTCCAACAGTCCGGCGCAAAACAGCGCGGCCGCCTTTGGCAGCAGCTTCCATTCCGCCTGCTCCATCACCCTGCGCTGCAGAGTTTCCGGTGTGTCATCCGGAAGAACCGCCACCGCCTTTTGCAAGATAATCGGCCCGCCGTCGCAGATTTCATTGACAAAATGCACCGTCGCTCCCGTCACTTTGACCCCCTTTTTCAACGCGGCCTGATGCACGCGCAGTCCGTAGCAGCCCTCGCCGCAGAAAGAGGGAATCAGGGACGGATGGATATTGATGATTCTGTTTCGGTACCGGTCGATCACCCGCGGGCTGATGATGGTCATAAAGCCCGCGAGCACAACCAGCCCGATCCGCTCCCGTTCCAGCAGTCCGAGAAGCTCCGCGTCATAATCGTCCTGCCCGGTAAAATCGCGGCGCAGAAGCACCTTGGCCGGGATCCCGGCCCGCTCCGCGCGGGTCACCGCATAGGCGTCCTCCCGGCTTGAAATAACCAGCGTGATCCGTCCGTCCGGAATTTTTCCCGCCTTCTGCGCGTCGATCAGCGCCTGAAGGTTGGTTCCGCCGCCGGAAACCAGAACGGCGATATTCAGCATAATTCTACGCCTTCCCCGCCTTCGGCAATGCTGCCGATCACACGCGCCGGGGTCCCGCATCCATTCAGAAATTCCACGGCCCGGTCCGCGTCCACTGCCGAAACGGCGGCGCACATGCCGATCCCCATGTTGAACGTATTATACATATCGTGTTCCGGGATATTTCCCTGGCGCTGCAGAAGAGAAAAGATCGGCATCTGCGGCAGCCTGCTCTTTTCAATTTTCGCCGTCACGCCCTGCGGCAGCATCCGCGGAACGTTTTCATAAAATCCGCCTCCGGTAATATGGGAAACCGCCTTGACCTCGACTTGTTTCATCAGTTCCAGCATCGGTTTTACATAAATCCTGGTAGGTTTCAAAAGTTCTTCCCCCAGCGTGCAGCCAAGCTCGCCGATCAGCATGTTCACATTGCGCTCACCGACATTGAACACCTTGCGCACCAGAGAAAATCCGTTGGAATGCAGCCCGGAGGATTCCAGCCCGATCAGGGCGTCCCCGGGGCGGATCGATCCGCCGTCCAGAATCTTCTCCCGGTCCACCACGCCGACGGAAAACCCCGCAAGGTCGTACTCGTCTGCCGGATAAAAGCCCGGCATTTCGGCGGTTTCTCCTCCGACCAGGGCACAGCCGGCCTGCACGCAGCCGTCCGCGACGCCGGAAACGATTTTTTCAATGCTCTCCGGATGATTTTTTCCCACGGCGAGGTAGTCGAGAAAGAACAGCGGCTTCGCGCCGCAGCAGACAACGTCATTCACGCACATGGCGACACAGTCGATCCCGATGGTGTCGTGTTTGTCCATTAAAAAAGCAATCTTCAGCTTGGTCCCGACTCCGTCGGTCCCGCTGACAAAAACGGGCGCTTTCATTTCAGAAAGATCGGGCTGGAACAAACCCCCGAAGCCGCCGATTCCGGACAAAACCCCCGGAATGCTTGTCCGTTCCACATGGCTTTTGATTCGTTCCACGGCCTGATACCCCGCCGTCACATCCACGCCGGCGGCCTTGTAACTTTCACTGTAGCTTTTCATTCTGCCCTCCAAAATCCTGATCGTATGTTAGAGCTGCTCCGCCTGAGCGCGGATGTCAGCGTCTTTTGCAGAGACTTTTTCCTGCATTTGGCATTTCATTTGTTCCAGCTTTGCCGACAATTCCCCGTTTTCCACGGCGAGAATCTGAGCCGCAAGAACGGCGGCATTCTCCGCGCCGTTAATCGCGACGGTCGCCACCGGAATCCCGCCCGGCATCTGTACAGTGGCAAGCAATGCGTCCAGTCCCTCCAAAGCGGAGGATTTCATGGGGACCCCAATCACCGGAAGAGTCGTATACGAGGCGAGCACACCGGCAAGGTGAGCCGCCATTCCCGCTGCCGCGATGATGACCCCGAAGCCCTTTGATCTGGCGCTTTTGGCAAATTCAGCAGCCTCGGCCGGCGTCCTGTGCGCGGAAAGGACATGAACTTCGAAAGGGATTTCAAAAGATTTCAGCTTTTTAACGGCTGCCGAAACAACCGGAAAATCACTGTCACTCCCCATAATAACGGCTACTTTTTTCAGTTCCCGCATTTTCCTTCTCCTTTTCATATGCAAAAATCAATGTGAACTACCGGATTCCCCGCAGTGCGGCAAACGGCTGTGATTCACGGAAGAAAAACCAGCAGCAAAATAAAAAGAGACTGCGCCCTTCCCCGGCGCAGCCCGCGGTTCTACTGTAAAGTTTTCGCCCGCTCGGCAGATTCAGCATCGGCAGCATTCTTCCGCATGGAATTTTCTCCAAAACCTGCCATTGCGTCCACCTCCGAAACAATTCTTCTCTATTTTAGGCGATTCCGGTGCCAAATTCAACGGTCCTGCCGGCAATTCGGATTTTTTCGACTCTTTGGCAAGAGATGTCAATTCAAGCCAGTTCAATTTTGTGCAGACTAACCTTTTGGGTCCTCTTTCGGATCGTCGGTGACCAATTCTTTCAGCGAAGTCGCAAGGCCTGCCAGAGCCTGAATCTGGGACGGGATAATAATTTTGGTTGCCTTCCCATCCGCCGCTTTCTGAAATGCCTCCAGGCTTTTCAGCGCAATCACATTTTCGGTGGGATTTGACTGGTTGAGCAGAACGATGCTGTCCGCCAGAGCCTTCTGCACCAGCGCAATTGCTTCCGCCTGTCCCTGGGCTTCCAGAATCTTGGTCTGCTTGGTGGCATCCGCGCGCAGGATGGCGGACTCCTTTTCGCCTTCCGCAATCAAAATCGCGCTGCGCTTTTCGCCTTCTGCCGTCAGGATCTGGGCGCGGCGTTCGCGCTCGGCTTTCATCTGCTTTTCCATGGAATCCTGAATTTCCTTCGGCGGAATGATATTTTTCAGTTCCACGCGGTTGACCTTGATGCCCCAGGCATCAGTCGCCTCATCCAGGATCGTGCGGATCTGCGTATTGATCGTATCGCGGGACGTCAGCGTATGATCGAGTTCCAGATCGCCGATGATATTTCGCAGCGTCGTGGCCGAAAGATTCTCAATCGCCGAAAGCGGGCGTTCCACACCGTAAGCGTAGAGCTTCGGGTCCGTGATCTGAAAATAGACGACCGTGTCGATCTGCATGGTGACATTGTCTTTCGTAATGACCGGCTGCGGCGGAAAGTCGATCACCTGCTCTTTCAGCGACACTCTTTTAGAAATTTTGTCAATGAACGGCACTTTGACGTGAAGCCCGGTATTCCATGTGACATGGTATGCGCCCAGCCGCTCCATGACATAGGCGTGCGCCTGCGGCACCACCTTGATATTGGAAATCAGCAGAATTACAACCAAGAGGATAATAATAGCCCCAACAATAAAACCACCCATGAAGTTCCCTCCGTTTACATCAGTCTGTTTTCGGTCTGACAATCAGTTTCACGCCGTCTATGGATTCCACAAAGACGCGCGCTCCGACAGGAACGACGGAGCCGTCGGACGACCGGGCGGTCCAGATGCTGCCGAGCACATTGACCTGGCCCGTTCCCAGCGTGTTGTTGATCTCAACGGTAACAATGGCGATCTTGCCGAGATATCGGTCCGCATTGGTTCCGGTTGTTTTAAAATCCAGGATCTTTTTGACAAAGGGCCTGGTGGCCACCAGAGTCGCCGCCGATACAAGCGCAAACACGAGAATCTGCACGGACTGCGGCGCGCCAAACAGGCTTGCGATCAGCCCCCCTGCGCCTCCCGCGACAAACCAGATGGAGACAAGCTGAGCCGTAGCCGCTTCCAGAACGCCTGCCGCAACCATAACGGCAATCCAGACAAAAGGCATGTAAATGAATAAAACCCCCTTTATTGGGCCACTGTTTCCGGTCTATACTCCATTATTATGGTACCATAAAACTGAAAAAGATGCAATTGTCTTTCAAATTTCAGTGCAGTACCGCCTTTCCGGCTAACAGGGATTCATCGTTCAGGATACCGTAATGGAGCCGCGAATCTGCTCGAAAATCTTATCCCCGATGCCCGAAACATTTTTGATCTCTTCAATCGAATAGAACGGCCCGTTCTTTTCACGATATTCCACGATCCGCCCGGACAGAACGTCCCCGATCCCATCCAGTCCGTTGCTGAGCTCTTCTGCCGATGCCGTGTTGATATTGATCTTTCCCCGAATCTGTGAAGCAGAAGACGGCAGACCGGACGCAACCTTTTCGGAGGGGCTTTTCGATTGTAAAAGGCCGGAAGAGGCGGAAACGGAGGCCGCCCGATTTCCTTCCACGGCGGCGGAACGGGATGAGCCTGAGGAAGAGACGTTCTGTGCCCAGGCAATGGCCGCATCCGGCACATAAAAGGCGTTGTAGCCGATCATCACCGCGCAGACCACCGACGCCAGCAAAATCAAAATCCTTTTTTGCCGGGATTCCTCGTCCATGCCGGTTTTTTCCTCCCTTTTCGGGCCGCCAAAGCTCTACAATAAAGTCAGCCGGTTCAGAAAATCCGTAAAATACGCCGGAAGTTCGCTGGTGAATTCCAGGTATCTCCCGTCGCGGGGATGCTTGAAACCGATTACTTTGGCATGCAGGCACTGCCCATCCAAACCCGGCGCGGGCTTTTTGGGCCCGTACACCGGGTCCCCCGCAACCGGATGCCCCAAATACGCCATATGAACTCTGATCTGGTGGGTCCGCCCCGTTTCAAGTCTGAGCCTCACATGGGTAAAACCGCGGTATCTCGCAAGCACCTGATAATGGGTCACGGCGTCCCTGGAATGCTCCCGGGTAACCGCCATCCTTTTGCGCTCGACCGGGTGACGGCCGATCGGAGCGTCCACCGTGCCGCTGTCTTCTTTCAGGGTCCCGTGTACCACCGCTTCGTAAATCCGCGTAAAGCTGTGGTCCTTGATCTGAGCCGCCAGCTTCTGGTGGGCGAAATCATTTTTCGCAACAATAAGCAGGCCGCTGGTGTCCTTATCGATCCGATGCAGGATTCCGGGCCTCAATACGCCGTTAATCCCGGAAAGGGAGGCCCCGCAGTGCGCGAGCAGCGCATTTACAAGCGTTTTGTCCGGATGCCCCGGAGCCGGATGGACCACCATTCCCTTCGGTTTGTTGACCACCAGCAAATCGCCGTCCTCATAGGCGATTTCAAGCGGGATCTCCTCTGGGACGGCCGAAAGTGGAGCCGGGTCTGGAATCATGATTTCAATCCGGTCGCCCTCGACGCATCGGTAGCTTTTGCCCAGAGAACGGCCGTCTTTTGTAACAAGCCCCTGAACAATCCATTTTT
This window contains:
- the purD gene encoding phosphoribosylamine--glycine ligase; amino-acid sequence: MKILVVGGGGREHVLVRKLKESPRAEAIYCAPGNGGISRDAECVPIAATDIKGIVSFAKENQIGLVVVAPDDPLAAGMVDALEDAGIRAFGPRANAAEIESSKVFSKNLMKKYGIPTAGYEVFDRPDAALAYLREQDRYPAVIKADGLALGKGVIIASDFQEAQSGIKTIMEDKIFGASGNRVVVEEFLTGPEVSVLAFTDGKCIRPMVSSKDHKRAQDGDRGLNTGGMGTISPNPYYTPELAEQCMDEIFLPTVRAMNEEGRPFKGCLYFGLMLTADGPKVIEYNSRFGDPEAQVVLPRLRTDLVDIMEAVSEEKLEQQPIEWREEACACVILASGGYPAAYRKGLEISGLDKNGQADGAVVYHAGTVFRDGKFYTNGGRVLGVTSLGKNLTQALERAYQAASGIHFEGAFYRHDIGK
- a CDS encoding TIGR03905 family TSCPD domain-containing protein; translated protein: MTYRYKTHGTCSSEMLIELDGDIIRSVRIMGGCSGNLQGICALIEGMKADEVIRRFSGIRCGSRPTSCPDQLAKALMQAREKAASK
- a CDS encoding PHP domain-containing protein → MAADLHCHTKISDGSVEADEILMLAAQSGIPVISVTDHDTFSGSAGAAVAGEKYGVGVIPGAEFSSVDPLTGRKAHILCYFCKEPRRLEGLCMRMKAERDRAAEMMMRKVTEIYPVSKEMILRRAKGSTTVYKQHIMHALMDAGDADEFYGTVYHRLFNPQDGLAYVPVHYPDVHEVTARIREADGIAVLAHPGEYDSYALLEQLAQDHEIDGVEVWHPKNREGDERSFSETARKYGLIMTGGTDFHGMYRKRGVPLGTCTTPDGQLKRLIELGARRAGLSPQWGKYLDVSL
- a CDS encoding ABC transporter permease subunit gives rise to the protein MKLMTSAEKALARKDFGDVWENKMARSILILVPLVMVLVLPVFFLSLLLNVPMDKMNGMEQMLKLLPPQAAGLDNRQSIFYLMTNLICPMFFLMIPLMSASVSAACSFVGEKERGTLETLLLTPMSVRKIFKAKVMGCVFLSAVTTAGSFLLFSIVMAVGDVLLAMPFFLNWNWLVLFFLLSPAVTVFGVVFMALVSAKSKSYVESVQTSGYLVLPFVLLFTGQFTGLYQVGAILLLWISCALFVADFLICFFSARLFTPEKLLQ
- a CDS encoding ABC transporter ATP-binding protein; this encodes MSEIAIHAQELGKSYDGTVYALHDLSLEIPSGAVFGFLGPNGAGKTTTVKLLAGLLKPTGGSCTIFGLSPEKKPSEVHRICGVVTETAKMYSRLTGMENMLFFGQALGLARRECRQQAEALLKCLDLWDSRDKPLSAYPTGMAQRLSIARAMIAKPRLLLLDEPTVGLDPESVLRVNSLMTQLAGQEGVTVFLCTHQLSCAQDLCDSYGIISKGRMLACGDLESLSREVGMPLRAKFRLREGQTPEKLERLDGGWWARDLADQEEMPGLLKDLVSSGFDIYEAQVARPSLEDIYFRMAEWKGDAK
- a CDS encoding 4Fe-4S dicluster domain-containing protein, which gives rise to MKFEYDNEAKQLKFEVLTRVARYAFDGTLEEHLDSIPYEIIPGPLPTFRCCVYREREIIRERMVSARGGNLPGQGDCNVIGVLPAACEGCPISRFRVTDNCQHCLAQKCREACPFGAISITPKGAYIDPQKCRECGRCAAACPYNAISDTLRPCVRSCPVNAIKKDQYKRSVIDYSSCISCGACMKNCPFGAITDRSQILQIIESIKNGTRVAACFAPAAEGHFGKADAGMIKSALKKLGFAEALEVSLGADAVASQEARELREALEAERKMTTSCCPAFVELIEKHYPKLKDLMSHTVSPMTAAARYLRLQNPRTKVVFIGPCVAKKNEIQKVPDTADYVLTFEELAALFTARGIDVEAEPETEQDGSRAGKGFAQSGGVAGAVAQVFQEEKADLPFTCVKCNGAQECKKTLAILNAGRLAENFVEGMACEGGCVAGPAGIEEPMKLKKNRAAILARADQRSISENIQKKHDFSQVKME